The Clostridium sporogenes genome contains a region encoding:
- a CDS encoding M23 family metallopeptidase — MSKDIGRKLILLLSIGVTILVVTYTYIYTKSNAYEVLVNDNPVAYMKNKEDFNKIYKEVENNTKKRFNLNMKNNIKFKNIKVKGDIFTSNDFIKKSILENSNIKVTAFKVKLQDEFIGILSNKKEIKKLNEIINKKYSVNIMDDIKIKEETIAVEEINTIDELVINISKSKKLKNIINSKKLSRGGTNEKIALAMPTSGCITSKFGKRWGKFHKGLDIGAPSGNAIYSSLDGRVIYSGWEEGYGKVIKIKHNSELITIYAHCSKLYVKVGQYVKKGEKIGEVGSTGRSTGPHVHFELRKNNEPCDPLIYIE, encoded by the coding sequence TTGAGTAAAGATATAGGAAGAAAACTTATTTTATTATTATCTATAGGGGTTACCATTTTAGTAGTCACATACACTTATATTTATACTAAATCTAACGCTTATGAGGTGTTAGTAAACGATAATCCTGTAGCATATATGAAGAATAAAGAAGATTTTAACAAAATATATAAAGAAGTGGAGAATAATACGAAAAAAAGATTTAATTTAAATATGAAAAACAATATAAAATTCAAAAATATAAAGGTGAAGGGAGATATATTTACAAGTAATGATTTTATAAAAAAATCTATATTAGAAAATTCCAATATAAAAGTAACAGCTTTTAAAGTAAAACTTCAAGACGAATTTATAGGAATATTATCAAATAAAAAAGAGATTAAAAAGTTAAATGAAATAATAAATAAGAAGTATTCTGTAAATATAATGGATGATATAAAAATAAAGGAAGAGACTATAGCAGTTGAGGAAATTAACACTATAGATGAGCTTGTAATAAACATATCTAAATCAAAAAAATTGAAAAATATTATAAACAGTAAAAAGCTATCAAGAGGAGGTACAAATGAGAAAATAGCTTTGGCAATGCCAACAAGCGGATGCATAACATCTAAATTTGGGAAAAGGTGGGGTAAATTTCATAAAGGTTTAGATATAGGTGCTCCTAGTGGCAATGCTATTTATTCCAGTTTAGATGGGAGAGTTATATATTCTGGTTGGGAAGAAGGATATGGAAAAGTTATAAAGATAAAACATAATTCTGAACTTATAACTATATATGCACATTGTAGTAAGTTATATGTTAAAGTAGGCCAATATGTTAAAAAAGGAGAAAAAATAGGAGAGGTAGGTAGTACAGGAAGAAGCACTGGGCCTCATGTACATTTTGAATTAAGAAAAAATAATGAGCCTTGTGATCCATTAATTTATATAGAATGA
- a CDS encoding NAD(P)/FAD-dependent oxidoreductase, with product MYHEIIILGGGASGIVASIISKDMGSDVAILESNDRIGKKILTTGNGRCNITNENISNCKYYSNNNNFYKFILSQFTLEDTKNFFNSLGLPLITLNEGKIYPMSLQASSVLDILRLAIEDRQIPIYFNNKVKNIKKSNKEFVITTENEIFQCKKLILASGGMSAPNTGSDGSGFKLAKNLGHNIIDPVPGLVQLKLDFPYLKSLSGIKFDGNVKLALDNKILREEFGEILFTDYGISGPPILQLSSLASKLLYNNKKVYLQIDILPNMSKEELINLLENHWGTFYYRTIHDSFIGIINKKLIPTLLKYCGIKNIHMPCQDISWQEKEKIFNTLKNWTFTITGTNSFKNSQVTCGGVDTSQVSNKSLGSLKVKNLYFCGEILDVNGDCGGFNLQWAWSSGYIAGKNASSK from the coding sequence GTGTATCATGAAATAATAATTTTAGGTGGGGGCGCCTCTGGAATTGTAGCCTCCATAATATCAAAAGATATGGGATCAGATGTAGCTATATTAGAAAGTAATGATAGAATCGGCAAAAAAATTTTAACCACCGGTAATGGTAGATGTAATATAACTAACGAAAATATATCTAATTGTAAATATTACAGTAATAATAATAATTTTTATAAATTTATTTTGTCACAATTTACTCTAGAGGATACAAAAAATTTTTTTAATAGCTTAGGACTTCCATTAATTACCCTTAATGAAGGTAAAATATATCCTATGTCTTTACAAGCTTCTTCTGTGTTAGACATACTAAGATTAGCTATAGAAGATAGACAAATCCCTATTTATTTTAATAATAAGGTTAAAAATATAAAAAAATCTAATAAAGAATTTGTAATTACTACTGAAAATGAAATTTTTCAATGTAAAAAATTAATACTAGCTTCTGGTGGAATGTCAGCTCCTAATACTGGTTCTGATGGTTCAGGATTTAAACTTGCAAAAAATTTGGGTCATAATATTATTGATCCAGTGCCTGGATTAGTTCAACTAAAATTAGATTTCCCTTATTTAAAATCTTTATCTGGAATTAAATTTGATGGAAATGTAAAACTTGCACTAGATAATAAAATCTTACGGGAGGAATTTGGAGAAATATTATTTACTGATTATGGGATATCCGGACCTCCCATTCTACAATTAAGTAGTTTAGCCTCTAAACTTTTATATAATAATAAAAAAGTTTATTTGCAAATTGACATTCTTCCTAATATGAGTAAAGAAGAACTAATAAACTTATTAGAAAATCATTGGGGAACTTTTTACTACAGAACTATTCATGATTCCTTTATTGGAATAATAAACAAAAAATTAATACCTACTCTTTTAAAATATTGTGGTATAAAAAATATTCATATGCCTTGTCAGGATATATCTTGGCAAGAAAAAGAAAAAATATTTAACACATTAAAAAATTGGACTTTTACAATAACAGGAACTAACTCCTTTAAAAATTCTCAAGTAACCTGTGGTGGTGTAGATACTTCTCAAGTTTCAAATAAAAGTTTAGGATCTTTAAAGGTTAAGAATCTTTATTTTTGCGGAGAAATCTTAGATGTAAATGGAGACTGTGGAGGCTTTAACCTACAGTGGGCTTGGTCTTCTGGGTATATAGCTGGGAAAAATGCTTCTTCAAAATAA
- a CDS encoding MarR family winged helix-turn-helix transcriptional regulator, with protein sequence MSESINILNELLVDNFNDILSIEQQALQSGIFKDISVTEIHTIEAIGMYKPRTMSQVAMDLGITVGTLTTAVNNLVKKEYVERKRSEEDRRIVQIKLTKKGKLAYRIHDKFHSDMIKATIEGLTEEEEKILIKSLDKLNKFFKEKYSLNKVNKEKNNE encoded by the coding sequence TTGAGTGAATCAATAAATATTTTAAATGAACTTCTAGTAGATAACTTTAATGATATATTAAGCATTGAACAACAAGCATTACAGTCTGGTATATTTAAAGATATATCTGTTACAGAGATACATACTATTGAGGCTATTGGTATGTATAAACCTAGAACTATGTCACAGGTAGCTATGGATTTAGGGATAACAGTAGGAACTTTAACTACTGCGGTAAATAATCTTGTAAAAAAAGAATATGTGGAAAGAAAAAGAAGTGAAGAAGATAGAAGAATTGTACAAATTAAATTAACTAAAAAAGGTAAATTAGCCTACAGAATTCATGATAAATTTCATAGTGATATGATTAAAGCTACTATAGAAGGGTTAACAGAAGAAGAAGAAAAAATACTTATAAAATCTTTGGATAAGCTAAATAAATTTTTTAAGGAAAAGTATAGTTTAAATAAAGTTAATAAGGAGAAAAATAATGAGTAA
- the fabK gene encoding enoyl-[acyl-carrier-protein] reductase FabK: MKKSIFSHMVGIKYPIIQGGMAWIADSSLAAAVSNAGGLGIITGNAPVEWVRQEIRNTKELTDKPFGVNIMLLSETADEIAQMVCDEGVKVVTTGAGNPGKYIKKWKEHGIIVIPVVPSVALAKRMEKSGVDALIAEGCESGGHVGELTTMALIPQVVDAVNIPVIAAGGIGDGRGIAASFMLGADAVQVGTRFLVAKECTVHQNYKNKVMKAKDIDTQVTGRPTGHPVRIIRNKLSRKFQILEKEGAPLVEFENLGRGALSKAVRDGDIDNGSVMAGQIAGLINKEQTCSEIINEMFNEAYTLLGCK; the protein is encoded by the coding sequence ATGAAGAAATCCATATTTTCTCATATGGTTGGAATAAAATATCCTATTATTCAAGGTGGAATGGCATGGATTGCTGATAGTTCATTAGCAGCGGCAGTTTCTAATGCAGGAGGTCTTGGAATAATAACAGGAAATGCACCAGTAGAATGGGTTAGACAAGAAATAAGAAACACAAAAGAATTAACAGATAAGCCTTTTGGAGTAAATATAATGCTTCTATCGGAAACCGCAGATGAAATAGCTCAAATGGTTTGTGATGAGGGTGTAAAAGTAGTTACTACTGGAGCAGGTAACCCAGGAAAGTATATAAAAAAATGGAAAGAGCATGGGATAATTGTAATACCTGTAGTTCCTTCTGTAGCCTTGGCTAAAAGAATGGAAAAATCAGGAGTAGATGCTTTAATAGCAGAGGGTTGTGAATCTGGTGGTCATGTAGGAGAATTGACAACAATGGCATTGATACCACAGGTAGTTGATGCTGTGAATATACCTGTTATAGCAGCTGGAGGAATAGGTGATGGAAGAGGTATAGCAGCTAGTTTTATGTTAGGAGCAGATGCTGTTCAAGTAGGTACTAGATTTTTAGTAGCAAAAGAGTGTACTGTTCATCAAAACTATAAAAATAAAGTTATGAAAGCTAAGGATATAGATACTCAAGTTACAGGTAGACCAACAGGACATCCTGTTAGAATTATAAGAAATAAATTATCTAGAAAATTTCAAATACTAGAAAAGGAAGGTGCTCCTTTAGTTGAATTTGAAAACCTAGGCAGGGGAGCATTAAGTAAGGCCGTAAGAGATGGAGATATTGATAATGGTTCTGTTATGGCAGGCCAAATTGCTGGACTTATAAATAAGGAACAAACTTGTAGTGAAATTATAAATGAAATGTTTAATGAAGCCTATACACTATTAGGTTGTAAATAA
- the acpP gene encoding acyl carrier protein: MVFEKVKNIIVEQLGLDEGEVKLETSFEDLGVDSLDLFQIIIEIEEAFDIQVEEAEKIKTVEEAVKYVESKIEK; the protein is encoded by the coding sequence ATGGTATTTGAAAAAGTTAAAAACATTATAGTAGAACAATTAGGTTTAGATGAGGGAGAAGTTAAATTAGAAACATCTTTTGAAGATTTAGGAGTAGATTCTCTTGATTTATTTCAAATAATAATAGAAATAGAAGAAGCTTTTGATATACAAGTAGAAGAGGCAGAAAAAATAAAAACTGTAGAAGAAGCAGTAAAATATGTTGAAAGTAAAATAGAAAAATAA
- a CDS encoding CoA-binding protein translates to MKAYDFLNYKNWAVAGSVLSEDKYAYKIFNRLKNKGYNVVGIKPGVEERDVFNNIRDIPYNIEVLDLCINPIKGLDIVKEAAKLGINKILIQPGAESNEIINFCRENNINAIEGCALVELSKLV, encoded by the coding sequence TTGAAAGCTTATGATTTTCTAAATTATAAAAATTGGGCTGTGGCAGGTAGTGTACTTAGTGAGGATAAATATGCATATAAAATATTTAATAGATTAAAAAATAAAGGATATAATGTAGTAGGAATAAAACCTGGTGTAGAAGAAAGGGATGTATTTAATAATATTAGAGACATACCTTATAACATAGAGGTATTAGATCTATGTATTAATCCAATAAAAGGTTTAGATATAGTAAAAGAAGCAGCAAAACTAGGAATAAATAAAATACTAATTCAACCAGGAGCAGAAAGTAATGAAATAATAAATTTTTGTAGAGAAAATAATATTAATGCTATAGAAGGTTGTGCTTTAGTAGAGTTATCAAAATTAGTGTAG
- a CDS encoding beta-ketoacyl-ACP synthase III codes for MSNISVIGTGSYVPNNIITNDFLSTIVDTNDEWIRTRTGILERRISKGENTIYMATESAKEAIKNANIDANDLDLIIVATLTPDNFMPSTACSVQKEIGAINALCFDISAACSGFIYGLEIACSMLKNSFRNKALIIGAENLSKIVDWEDRNTCVLFGDGAGAAILSKTEEEGILEFHSGSNGLKGEHLTCGALKSNNNFNKNDMLQTNNFIKMNGKEIFRFAVGAMSETICNIQEKTKWDLNEVKYIISHQANSRIIEYTAKKLNTHKDKFYMNLDKYGNTSAASIPIALDEMNKKGLLNKQDKIILVGFGGGLTFGGVAIVWSI; via the coding sequence ATGAGTAATATTAGTGTTATTGGAACTGGAAGTTATGTACCTAATAATATTATTACTAATGATTTTTTATCAACTATAGTAGATACTAACGATGAATGGATAAGAACTAGAACAGGTATATTAGAGAGAAGGATTTCTAAAGGAGAAAATACTATTTATATGGCAACAGAATCTGCAAAAGAAGCAATTAAAAATGCCAATATAGATGCTAATGATTTAGATTTAATAATTGTAGCTACATTGACTCCTGATAACTTCATGCCTTCTACTGCCTGTAGTGTTCAAAAAGAAATAGGAGCTATAAATGCTTTATGTTTTGATATATCTGCGGCTTGTTCAGGATTTATATATGGACTTGAAATAGCCTGTTCTATGTTAAAAAATAGCTTTAGAAATAAAGCTTTAATAATAGGGGCTGAGAATTTATCTAAAATAGTTGACTGGGAAGATAGAAATACCTGTGTATTGTTTGGAGATGGAGCAGGAGCAGCTATATTAAGTAAAACTGAAGAAGAAGGAATTTTAGAGTTTCATTCAGGATCAAATGGATTAAAAGGAGAACACCTTACCTGCGGAGCTTTAAAATCAAATAATAATTTCAATAAGAATGATATGTTACAAACTAATAATTTTATAAAGATGAATGGTAAAGAAATATTTAGATTTGCAGTAGGAGCAATGAGTGAAACTATTTGTAATATACAAGAAAAAACTAAATGGGATTTGAATGAAGTTAAGTATATTATATCTCATCAAGCTAACTCTAGAATAATAGAATATACAGCCAAAAAGCTTAATACCCATAAGGATAAATTTTACATGAATCTAGATAAATATGGCAATACATCCGCAGCAAGTATACCTATAGCTTTAGATGAAATGAACAAAAAAGGTCTACTAAATAAACAAGATAAGATTATATTAGTAGGCTTCGGCGGTGGTTTAACCTTTGGTGGAGTTGCTATTGTATGGAGCATTTAA
- a CDS encoding pyruvate, water dikinase regulatory protein — MFKIYAVSDSIGETAEQVANATAYQFGSSVKVERVPYIKTFEDVNNLISIIKNPNEAMIISTIVLVDIREFLVQRCVESGIHISNVLGPCISLVSTILNKTPEYKPGAVWDMDKKYYKKIEAMEFAIRYDDSKDHSGIKHADIVLIGLSRTSKTPLSIYLANKGIKALNIPLMPEVPVPEELFEIDRKKIIGLTIDPMHLIEIRRHRVDNMMKIPTELKYANAERVLDELEFADKIMRKLKCKIIDVTKRAIEDTALIIMESVFSDRII; from the coding sequence ATGTTTAAGATATATGCTGTGTCAGATTCTATTGGTGAAACTGCGGAACAAGTAGCTAATGCTACAGCATACCAATTTGGTAGTTCTGTAAAAGTAGAAAGAGTACCTTATATAAAGACTTTTGAAGATGTTAATAATCTTATAAGTATAATAAAAAATCCAAATGAAGCCATGATTATATCCACTATTGTTTTAGTAGACATAAGGGAGTTTTTAGTCCAAAGATGTGTAGAATCTGGCATTCATATATCTAATGTATTAGGTCCTTGTATAAGTTTAGTATCAACTATATTAAATAAAACACCAGAATATAAACCTGGTGCTGTTTGGGACATGGATAAAAAATACTACAAAAAAATAGAAGCAATGGAGTTTGCTATAAGATATGATGACAGTAAAGATCATTCAGGTATAAAGCATGCGGATATTGTTTTAATAGGTTTATCTAGAACATCAAAAACACCACTAAGTATATATTTAGCTAATAAGGGCATAAAAGCTTTAAATATACCATTAATGCCAGAGGTGCCTGTGCCAGAAGAGTTATTTGAAATTGATAGAAAGAAAATAATAGGGCTTACCATAGATCCTATGCATTTAATTGAAATAAGAAGGCATAGAGTAGATAATATGATGAAAATTCCTACAGAACTTAAATATGCTAATGCGGAAAGGGTTTTAGACGAATTAGAATTTGCAGACAAGATTATGAGAAAATTAAAATGTAAGATTATAGATGTTACCAAAAGAGCTATAGAAGATACAGCATTAATTATAATGGAAAGTGTTTTTTCTGATAGGATAATATAG
- a CDS encoding ATP-binding protein produces MIKGYKSEILKEYEKIREKESLALKNRRKEIKVKIPKILELEEEIAKLSIEMSINILKNPDKSEEYVNIIKNKITDLRVKKSELLVSNGYDMDFLEIHYNCNTCKDTGFVNNKKCSCYKQKLIKLYYNDSDLKHILKTNNFSNFNFEYFTNTKTDFHSDTPRKNIEKILNKMWHFIENFDKTYENFMFLGTPGTGKTFLSNCIAKELLDRGNFVVYRTADELIQNLRSIKFNNDKHLEDIIMKCDLLIIDDLGTESINEFSKVELFNFINKKLLMRKKMIISSNYSIEMILKNYSERISSRLLGNFTLCKFYCDDIRIQKNIQNK; encoded by the coding sequence ATGATTAAAGGTTATAAATCAGAAATCCTAAAGGAATATGAAAAAATTAGAGAAAAGGAATCCTTGGCTCTAAAAAATAGAAGAAAAGAAATAAAAGTAAAAATACCTAAAATATTAGAACTTGAAGAGGAAATAGCTAAACTTTCTATAGAAATGTCTATAAATATATTAAAAAATCCTGACAAATCAGAAGAATATGTTAACATCATAAAAAACAAAATAACAGACTTAAGAGTAAAAAAATCTGAACTTCTTGTTAGTAATGGTTATGATATGGATTTTTTAGAAATTCACTACAACTGCAATACATGTAAAGATACAGGTTTTGTAAATAACAAAAAGTGTTCCTGTTATAAACAAAAATTAATAAAACTATATTATAATGATTCAGATTTAAAACATATACTTAAAACAAATAATTTTAGTAATTTTAATTTTGAATATTTTACTAATACAAAAACAGATTTTCATTCTGACACACCAAGAAAAAATATAGAAAAAATTCTAAATAAAATGTGGCATTTTATAGAAAATTTTGACAAAACATATGAAAATTTTATGTTTCTTGGTACTCCTGGTACAGGTAAAACATTTTTGTCTAATTGCATTGCTAAGGAACTTTTAGATAGGGGTAATTTTGTAGTTTATAGAACCGCTGATGAACTAATACAAAACTTAAGATCTATTAAATTTAATAATGATAAACACTTAGAAGATATTATTATGAAATGTGATTTACTTATAATAGATGATTTAGGTACTGAATCAATAAATGAATTTTCAAAAGTTGAGTTATTTAACTTCATAAATAAAAAACTTCTCATGAGAAAAAAAATGATAATATCCTCAAATTACAGTATAGAAATGATTTTAAAAAATTACTCTGAAAGAATATCCTCAAGACTTCTTGGAAATTTTACATTATGTAAATTTTATTGTGATGATATAAGAATTCAAAAAAATATACAAAATAAATAA
- a CDS encoding DnaD domain protein: MSTFVFKNNSWNYTPVSNIFIDKFMPKARGEFVKVYLLGLKYCMSGEIGVSSEIIASTLHLLQTDVMNAWNFWNDEGVIKIQPIDNMGNYNIEFLTLEDGKGSDDNINLLEELNNNSVKDMLQDIEKLLSRPLSSKEMTVYIEWIKDYNFSPEIILLLIQYCVSKGKTDWRYIEKIALGWFDAKIQTIDDAQMYIKKHEDKWVKIRKILNYLGAKDGEIMKPQEEILDKWINIYKFPLDVIFKACDICFQRINKGDFRYIDGILNSWHKEGLKTLQDVTLKDNNKKTYKKENKNYNTPVKKDKFNDFEQRNYDFEELEKKLLGWDNND, encoded by the coding sequence TTGAGTACTTTTGTATTTAAAAACAATAGTTGGAATTATACTCCTGTAAGTAACATTTTCATAGACAAATTTATGCCTAAAGCCCGAGGAGAATTCGTAAAAGTATATCTTCTAGGGCTAAAATATTGTATGTCAGGAGAAATAGGTGTAAGCTCTGAGATAATAGCCAGTACATTACATTTATTACAAACTGATGTAATGAATGCTTGGAATTTTTGGAATGATGAAGGTGTAATAAAAATACAACCTATAGATAATATGGGTAATTACAATATAGAATTTTTAACTTTGGAGGATGGTAAAGGCTCTGATGATAATATAAATTTATTAGAAGAATTAAATAATAATTCTGTAAAAGATATGCTCCAAGATATAGAAAAACTTTTATCTCGACCTTTATCCTCTAAAGAAATGACTGTTTATATAGAATGGATAAAAGACTACAATTTTTCTCCTGAAATAATATTATTATTAATTCAATATTGTGTATCTAAAGGAAAAACTGACTGGAGATACATAGAAAAAATAGCTTTAGGTTGGTTTGATGCTAAAATACAAACAATAGATGATGCTCAAATGTACATAAAAAAACATGAAGATAAGTGGGTTAAAATAAGAAAAATACTAAATTATTTAGGTGCAAAAGATGGCGAAATAATGAAACCTCAAGAAGAAATTTTAGATAAATGGATTAATATATATAAATTCCCTTTAGATGTTATCTTTAAAGCTTGTGATATTTGCTTTCAAAGAATAAATAAAGGTGACTTTAGATATATTGATGGAATATTAAACAGTTGGCATAAAGAGGGTTTGAAAACCTTGCAGGATGTTACACTAAAAGATAACAATAAAAAAACATATAAAAAAGAAAACAAAAATTATAATACTCCTGTTAAAAAAGATAAATTTAATGATTTTGAACAAAGAAATTATGATTTTGAAGAACTAGAAAAAAAATTATTAGGATGGGATAATAATGATTAA
- a CDS encoding acyl-[acyl-carrier-protein] thioesterase: MQPVITDKNFEINYHEIDFRKRALFTTIMNYFEDASTEQSEKLGVGLQYLKDNNQAWVLYKWDVTIDRYPEFGEKIIVRTIPLSCRKFYAYRRFQIIDKTGKVIITGDSIWFLIDINKRRPIKVTEDMQKAYGLSETKEEPFKIDKIKFPEKFHYNNKFKVRYSDIDTNLHVNNVKYISWAIETIPFDIVLNYTLKKFVITYEKEVKYGNNISVYSEIVHKDNNEIVFVHKVENEEGKRVTSAKSTWVK, translated from the coding sequence ATGCAGCCAGTAATAACAGATAAAAATTTTGAAATAAATTATCATGAGATAGACTTTAGAAAAAGAGCATTATTTACTACTATAATGAACTATTTTGAAGATGCTTCTACAGAACAATCTGAAAAGTTAGGAGTAGGATTACAATATTTAAAAGATAACAATCAGGCGTGGGTATTATATAAATGGGATGTAACTATTGATAGATATCCTGAATTTGGAGAAAAAATAATAGTTAGAACTATACCATTATCTTGTAGAAAATTTTATGCCTATAGAAGATTTCAAATAATAGATAAAACAGGGAAGGTAATAATAACAGGAGATAGTATATGGTTTTTGATAGATATAAATAAGAGAAGACCTATAAAAGTTACTGAAGATATGCAAAAGGCTTACGGATTAAGTGAAACTAAAGAAGAACCTTTTAAAATAGATAAAATAAAATTCCCTGAGAAATTCCATTATAACAATAAGTTTAAGGTAAGATATAGCGATATAGATACAAATTTACATGTAAATAATGTAAAATATATATCCTGGGCCATAGAAACTATACCATTCGATATAGTACTAAACTATACTTTAAAGAAGTTTGTTATAACCTATGAAAAAGAGGTTAAATATGGGAATAATATAAGTGTATATTCAGAAATTGTACATAAGGATAACAATGAAATAGTTTTTGTACATAAGGTAGAAAATGAAGAGGGAAAAAGAGTTACTTCAGCAAAAAGTACTTGGGTTAAATAA
- a CDS encoding NAD(P)H-dependent flavin oxidoreductase: MGFKPLKIGELISNIPIIQGGMGIGVSGYNLASAVANAGAIGVISAAQIGYREQDFKTNTKEANIRALRKEIRKARELSPEGILGVNIMVAMNNYEELVNVCLEEEIDIIISGAGLPLKLPRYTKDSDVKIAPIVSSKKATSIIVKQWMKKYDKLPDLIIVEGPLAGGHLGFKYDDLNNENIKLDTILKDVLEEVKIYEDKFHINIPVIAAGGIYEKEDIKKFLELGASGVQIATRFIATEECDAHVNFKKAFVNCTEEDIEIIKSPVGLPGRAIKNSFVNKVCKGRINPEFCFKCLKSCNPKETPYCISKALIEAVKGNLEEGLIFTGSNGYRINKITTVKDLIRELTENI, from the coding sequence ATGGGGTTTAAACCTTTAAAGATAGGAGAGCTAATTTCTAACATACCTATAATTCAAGGTGGTATGGGGATAGGTGTATCAGGATATAATTTAGCATCAGCTGTAGCAAATGCTGGAGCTATTGGGGTAATATCTGCAGCTCAAATAGGATATAGAGAGCAAGATTTTAAAACAAATACTAAAGAAGCTAATATAAGAGCATTAAGAAAAGAAATAAGAAAAGCAAGGGAGCTATCTCCTGAGGGAATTTTGGGTGTAAACATAATGGTAGCTATGAATAATTATGAAGAATTAGTTAATGTTTGTTTAGAAGAAGAAATAGACATAATAATTTCTGGAGCTGGATTACCATTAAAGTTGCCAAGGTATACAAAGGATAGTGATGTTAAAATAGCCCCTATAGTTTCTTCTAAAAAAGCTACAAGTATAATCGTAAAACAATGGATGAAAAAATATGATAAATTACCTGATTTAATAATTGTGGAAGGACCATTAGCAGGGGGACATCTTGGATTTAAATATGATGACTTAAATAATGAAAATATAAAGTTGGATACTATTTTAAAGGATGTTTTGGAAGAAGTAAAGATTTATGAGGATAAATTTCATATTAATATACCTGTAATAGCAGCAGGAGGTATATACGAAAAAGAAGATATAAAGAAATTTTTAGAATTAGGAGCTAGTGGTGTTCAAATAGCAACAAGATTTATAGCTACAGAAGAGTGTGACGCTCACGTTAATTTTAAAAAAGCTTTCGTTAATTGTACAGAGGAAGATATAGAAATAATTAAAAGTCCCGTAGGATTGCCTGGAAGAGCTATAAAAAATAGCTTTGTAAATAAAGTGTGTAAGGGTAGAATAAATCCAGAATTTTGCTTTAAGTGTTTAAAAAGTTGCAACCCTAAGGAAACTCCTTATTGTATATCTAAAGCATTAATAGAAGCAGTAAAAGGAAATTTAGAAGAAGGATTAATCTTTACAGGAAGTAATGGTTATAGAATAAATAAAATTACTACTGTAAAAGATTTAATAAGAGAGTTAACGGAGAATATATAG
- a CDS encoding DUF1858 domain-containing protein: protein MKITKDMTIGEIVRNHEGAAEVLMSFGMGCVGCPSAQSETLAEAAMVHGMELDALLEALNK from the coding sequence ATGAAAATAACTAAAGATATGACAATAGGTGAAATCGTAAGAAACCATGAAGGTGCTGCTGAAGTATTAATGAGTTTTGGAATGGGTTGTGTAGGATGCCCATCTGCACAAAGCGAAACTTTAGCTGAAGCTGCAATGGTTCATGGAATGGAATTAGACGCATTATTAGAAGCATTAAATAAATAA